In the Candidatus Saccharimonas aalborgensis genome, one interval contains:
- a CDS encoding M50 family metallopeptidase, whose amino-acid sequence METVIGIIVGLLIITFLVVVHELGHALVARRNGVIVEEFGIGFPPKIWGRKVKKSPLGNNVLFSINLLPLGGFVKLQGEHDSDKKKGDYGAASFWQKTNILLAGVAMNWAVAVVLFTILAAIGIPKIIPNQFSIPADTTVLNQPVEIVSVGKESPAEKAGLRSGDKILRFADAPLEQKSALATLAEQHKGEKVSVVYSRGGTEYTTSATLRADNADKKGYLGVTSAQQELVRSTWSAPVVGVGLTAQLSWVTLQGVGDLLVKAVTNIALQLSPDEKTRQDASQTLSSIGDGVAGPVGIYGVIFPAAEKAGFVHLVLLSAIISLTLAVMNILPIPALDGGRWFVTWLYRLRKKVLTQEIEEKIHGIGFMVLMALVVLVTIADIGKLRG is encoded by the coding sequence ATGGAGACAGTGATCGGTATTATCGTGGGCCTGCTTATTATTACGTTTTTGGTAGTGGTTCATGAGTTAGGACATGCGTTGGTAGCGCGCCGAAATGGTGTCATCGTCGAAGAGTTTGGGATTGGTTTTCCCCCAAAGATCTGGGGACGTAAGGTTAAGAAAAGTCCGCTTGGCAACAATGTGCTGTTTAGTATAAATCTCTTGCCACTCGGTGGATTTGTTAAACTCCAAGGCGAACACGATAGTGACAAGAAAAAAGGTGATTATGGTGCCGCCTCTTTTTGGCAAAAGACCAATATACTGCTTGCGGGTGTTGCAATGAACTGGGCGGTTGCCGTCGTTCTGTTTACTATCCTGGCTGCGATCGGTATCCCAAAAATTATCCCCAATCAGTTTAGCATTCCGGCCGATACAACGGTACTAAACCAACCTGTTGAGATTGTATCTGTCGGTAAAGAATCTCCCGCTGAGAAGGCGGGGTTACGTTCAGGCGACAAGATTTTGCGATTTGCTGATGCGCCGCTTGAGCAAAAGAGCGCGCTTGCCACCCTTGCCGAACAGCATAAGGGCGAGAAAGTTTCAGTCGTGTATTCTCGTGGAGGCACCGAATACACCACCAGTGCAACACTACGCGCAGACAATGCAGACAAAAAAGGCTACCTCGGTGTCACCTCGGCGCAGCAGGAGCTCGTTCGTTCGACCTGGTCTGCGCCAGTAGTTGGGGTTGGCTTAACGGCCCAGTTAAGCTGGGTGACACTGCAAGGTGTAGGTGATCTGTTAGTAAAGGCCGTAACAAACATAGCTCTACAACTTAGCCCAGACGAAAAAACACGTCAGGACGCGAGCCAGACACTTTCATCAATCGGTGATGGGGTTGCCGGCCCGGTCGGTATTTATGGGGTGATATTTCCTGCGGCGGAGAAAGCAGGCTTCGTCCATCTTGTGCTACTGAGTGCGATTATATCGTTGACACTTGCGGTTATGAACATATTACCGATTCCTGCGCTTGACGGTGGTAGATGGTTTGTCACGTGGCTCTATCGTCTGCGCAAAAAAGTTTTGACCCAAGAGATCGAGGAAAAGATCCACGGTATCGGGTTTATGGTGCTGATGGCACTTGTTGTTCTGGTGACAATTGCTGATATTGGGAAACTTCGTGGGTGA
- the proB gene encoding glutamate 5-kinase: protein MAPILVVKVGTSTLLSRHEAPMGTFEVIANSIISLRERYRIVLVTSGAIGFGVVQAGIGMRPTEIAKLQALSMMGQVGLLRRWREAFDPLAIGQVLVTRADLERQASSDSFRQSVGQLWEYGAIPILNENDAVSNDEISFGDNDQLAAEVAVAIGAQHLILLTDQDGIRSDFGTMSEQRIPEISVEDVGKHLTTAGSPVGKGGALSKVQAARIALEVGIEVVIAHAASPNSIQDALAGKIGTKLVQ from the coding sequence ATGGCGCCAATCTTGGTAGTAAAAGTCGGTACAAGCACTTTATTGTCTCGACATGAAGCGCCGATGGGTACCTTTGAGGTGATTGCAAATAGCATAATCTCACTAAGGGAACGGTATAGAATTGTCTTGGTCACTTCGGGAGCAATCGGTTTTGGCGTCGTGCAGGCTGGTATTGGTATGCGCCCAACAGAGATAGCAAAGCTCCAGGCACTTTCGATGATGGGGCAGGTGGGCTTACTGAGGAGATGGCGTGAGGCATTTGACCCTCTGGCAATAGGCCAAGTGCTGGTGACGCGTGCTGACCTTGAGCGTCAGGCGTCGTCAGATAGCTTTCGTCAGAGTGTAGGGCAACTATGGGAGTATGGAGCCATACCAATTCTCAATGAAAATGATGCGGTGAGTAATGACGAAATCAGCTTTGGCGACAACGATCAGTTGGCGGCCGAGGTTGCAGTTGCGATTGGTGCGCAGCATCTCATATTGCTGACAGACCAGGACGGTATTCGAAGCGATTTTGGCACCATGAGCGAGCAGCGTATCCCGGAGATTTCGGTAGAAGACGTAGGCAAACATCTTACGACTGCGGGCTCACCAGTGGGAAAAGGTGGTGCATTGAGCAAGGTCCAGGCGGCGCGTATTGCACTTGAGGTCGGTATAGAGGTAGTGATCGCTCACGCAGCCTCTCCGAATTCAATCCAGGATGCCCTCGCTGGCAAAATTGGCACGAAGCTAGTACAATGA
- a CDS encoding CPBP family intramembrane glutamic endopeptidase, translated as MSDKKRQKIPSIVVWIAWCLWIIASLVMGAFLTSELFHMLMRAGWISGLHTPSYVLFEYLVAYALSMLIAVGIPLYGWRMAISKQEFGIARSLRWTDLGWGLIGMVAYVALAQLALNIIVALVPTFNVTEAQDVGFTVVFGWERMLAFTVLVIVAPVVEELLFRGFLYGRLRKLHAPVWLSVLFVSAVFGFVHGQWNLAVDVFILGVVAALLREKTGTIWPGVVIHMMKNAVAFYLVFVMMMGR; from the coding sequence GTGAGTGACAAAAAAAGACAAAAGATTCCCAGTATTGTTGTCTGGATTGCATGGTGTCTATGGATAATTGCCAGTCTTGTCATGGGGGCATTTTTGACGTCAGAGCTATTCCACATGCTGATGCGAGCGGGGTGGATCTCTGGTCTCCATACACCAAGCTACGTATTGTTTGAGTACCTTGTGGCATACGCGTTGTCGATGCTCATAGCAGTCGGAATACCTCTTTACGGATGGCGTATGGCTATCTCAAAGCAAGAGTTTGGCATTGCACGCTCACTTCGATGGACAGATCTTGGTTGGGGACTCATCGGGATGGTGGCGTATGTCGCATTGGCGCAACTAGCTCTCAATATCATTGTGGCGCTAGTGCCAACATTTAACGTGACTGAGGCACAAGATGTCGGCTTTACGGTCGTGTTTGGGTGGGAACGAATGCTAGCGTTCACTGTCTTGGTTATTGTTGCACCAGTAGTAGAAGAGCTGCTATTTCGCGGCTTTTTATATGGTCGCCTCAGAAAGTTGCATGCACCCGTATGGCTCTCGGTACTATTCGTTAGCGCGGTATTTGGGTTTGTTCATGGCCAATGGAATCTTGCCGTTGATGTTTTTATCCTGGGAGTTGTGGCTGCTCTTCTGCGTGAAAAAACCGGTACTATATGGCCGGGTGTTGTCATCCATATGATGAAAAACGCTGTTGCGTTTTATCTTGTATTTGTAATGATGATGGGTCGCTAA
- a CDS encoding aminoacyl--tRNA ligase-related protein, protein MRLSHNFTRTLKDVPADEVSRNAQLLIRAGYVYKVMAGVYAYTPLGIKVLENIKQVVREEMNAIGSQEIIMSSLQRKETWEVTDRWDDKKVDVWFKSALQDGTEVGFGWSHEEAILEMMRQYIKSYKDLPVSVYQIQTKLRNELRAKSGIMRGREFIMKDMYSLHATEADCDAYYERAIAAYKRVYERLGIGEDTFITFASGGAFTTFSHEFQTICEAGEDTLFVNESHTVAVNEEVLDDATRELGIDKESLVPVVSAESGNIFKFGTEKAEKMKLYFTGEDGEQHPVYLASYGIGITRAMGVIVEKFADDKGIVWPTSVAPALVYLVQIGQQQSLRHANSLYDELMSQGIEVMYDDRDERPGAKFADSELMGIPYRVTVSDRLISDEKYEFTSRKTGETELLTRDELLARLR, encoded by the coding sequence ATGAGATTGTCGCATAATTTTACTCGGACTCTTAAGGACGTGCCCGCAGATGAGGTGTCGCGAAATGCTCAATTACTCATTCGCGCCGGCTATGTGTATAAGGTAATGGCGGGCGTCTATGCCTACACACCGCTTGGTATTAAAGTACTCGAGAATATCAAGCAAGTTGTACGTGAGGAGATGAATGCTATCGGTAGCCAAGAGATCATCATGAGCAGCCTGCAGCGAAAAGAGACCTGGGAAGTAACCGACCGATGGGATGACAAAAAGGTTGATGTGTGGTTTAAGTCAGCGCTTCAGGATGGTACAGAAGTAGGGTTTGGCTGGTCACACGAAGAAGCAATCCTCGAGATGATGCGTCAGTACATCAAGAGCTACAAAGACCTACCCGTGTCGGTGTATCAGATACAGACCAAGTTACGAAACGAATTGCGTGCCAAGAGCGGTATTATGCGCGGACGGGAATTTATCATGAAGGACATGTACTCTCTCCATGCCACTGAAGCGGACTGTGATGCGTACTACGAGCGTGCTATTGCGGCATATAAGCGGGTCTATGAGCGGCTAGGGATAGGCGAGGACACCTTTATTACCTTTGCAAGTGGTGGTGCATTTACAACGTTTAGCCATGAGTTTCAGACGATTTGTGAAGCGGGCGAGGACACCCTCTTCGTGAATGAAAGTCATACCGTGGCGGTCAACGAGGAGGTGCTGGATGATGCCACGAGGGAGCTAGGAATTGATAAGGAATCTCTTGTGCCAGTGGTGAGCGCCGAATCAGGCAATATTTTCAAATTTGGCACCGAAAAAGCCGAAAAGATGAAACTATACTTTACCGGCGAAGACGGTGAACAGCATCCTGTCTACCTGGCTTCATACGGTATTGGCATCACACGCGCGATGGGTGTAATTGTTGAGAAGTTTGCAGACGATAAAGGGATTGTTTGGCCAACGTCGGTCGCTCCCGCACTTGTCTATCTTGTGCAGATCGGCCAGCAGCAGTCACTGCGGCATGCCAATAGTCTTTATGATGAGCTGATGTCCCAGGGTATAGAGGTAATGTATGATGATCGCGATGAACGTCCAGGTGCTAAATTTGCCGATAGCGAATTGATGGGTATCCCGTATCGTGTTACCGTCAGTGATCGACTAATATCCGATGAAAAATACGAATTTACCTCGAGAAAAACCGGTGAAACCGAACTATTGACGCGTGACGAATTACTTGCTAGACTTAGGTAA